The genomic interval GCCAAAGGCACCACCATGGGCATCATAATGCCCATCACGCCCCAGCTGGAGCCGGTAGCAAAGGCCATAAAGGCGGCTAAAAGGAAGATGATGAAGGGCATTAAATTCGGGTTTAGAGTGTCGCCCAGGGCCGATATGAGGAAGTCAGAGGTGTGCAACTCGGTGTTCACCGCGGATAGCGACCAGGCCAATGTCAGCACGAAGATCACCAGCATCACGGCTTTGGCGCCGGCGAACCAGGCGTCGGTAATTTCGTGCACGCTGAGCAGGCGCTGCGCCATGGTCATCAGCAGCGCGACAATACAACCGGCCACTGAGCCGTACATCATGGAGGCGAAGGAGTTGGCGTTGCCGATGATTTCGCGCAGCGAGTCGTCGGCGCGGTCTGGGCTGGCGAGGCCGGTGAAATAGATCGCGGCCATGGTCACGCCGATGAGCACACACATGGGGATAACGGCATTGATGGCGCGGTGCGGTACGCCTGCTTTAGCCTCCATGTCTTTCTCTTCCGGCGCTGGGCCTGAATCTTGCTGCATGGCTGGGCTCAACACCTTGCCAGTGTGAAAGGCGCGGCGCTCGGCTTTGAGCATGGGGCCAAAATCTTTGCCCGTGCCGGCGATGTAGAGCACAAACACGATGGCCAATATCGGGTAAAAACTGTACAGCAGGGAGTTCAAAAATACCGAGTAGGCGGATTCGTCCAAACCTACGATGGTGCTCAAGCCGTCGTTGATGACGCCCACTTGAAAGCCGATCCAGGTGGTGACAAACAAAATGGCGGAAACCGGCGCCGCAGTGCAATCGACGATGTAGGCCAACTTCTCTCGGGAGATGCGCATGGTGTCGGAGATTTTCTTCATGGTATTGCCGACAATAAGGCTGTTGGCGTAGTCATCGAAGAAGATAGCCAGCCCTAAAAAGCTGGTGGAAAGCTGAGTTTGTGAGCGGTTCTTAACCACGCGGGTGATGCGCTCCGCGATTCCCATGGTGCCGCCATTGCGCGAGATGATGCCCACAAGGCCACCGATTAAGAAGCAGAAAACCACCACTTCCATGTGTTCGCGCTCGGTGAGTGCATCCACCACATAGACTTGGCAGGCGTCCAAAATCGCCATACCTAAGCCCGGTAGCGTCAGGCCGTAGAGCATCCAGATACCGGTGATCAGGCTAACGAACAGGGCAATCATCACGTTGCGCAGTAGCAGCGCCATGGTTACGGCCATCAGCGCTGGGATCAGGGAGAACCAGCCGGGTAGGGTGGCGATGTTGGCGCTATCTAGCTGGTGGCCATTACTGAGCAGTATCACCTGGGCTGTGTCGGCCTCTGTAATGAGGCCGGAAAAGGTGAGTAGCCCGTCGGTTAACTCGCCTTGATAGATGGTTTCGTCCAATTGAATGAATAAAGTTTGCTGTTGCAGCTCGGTGGCATCGGCGATATCGATACTAAAAGGAACGCCTTGAAGGGCAATTTTGGGCAGCGTCCAGACCGAGGTATGGCTTTCCTCGGCCAGGCTTGGCTGAGAAAAAATCAGTAAAAAAGTGGATAAAATTAGGAAAAATACGGATAACGTCCGTGAATGGGAAAATAAGTGCTGCATGGTGCGCCCGTTGGTCAAAGTTGAATTTATCGTTTGAATGGCTCGAATGTAACCAAGCTTGGCCGCTTGCGCCAGCAATTATCCTCTTGACCCAGTTTGGGTATTGAATGATTATTCGGATTGTAGGAAGTTGGATGAAATCTAAGCAATCTGCCAATTGGCGTGTTTCAGCCATTGGGTTTTTGTGTAGCATTGTATATAAAGGCTCTGGATGTATGGCGGTATTCACACTTGAATACAGCCCCGAACAGACACATAACACGAGAAAAATGTATTTTGATGCAACACGCTACGCGCACGCCATTGGCGCCGCAAGACCTGCTTAAACAGGGTTTTGCGCTGCTGAATCAAGGTCGGCCCCAAGAGGCCGCGAGATTGTGCCAACAGGTGATTGCCCAAAACCCCCGTATTCCTCAGGCTCATTTTTTAGTGGGTTTGGTGGCGCTGTCGCTGCGCGATCGCCTTACTGCCGTGCAAGCCTTTGGCTCGGTCACCCAATTGCAGCCGGATCACGCCGCCGCGTGGGCGCAGTTGGCAAAATTATTCATCGAAGAAGGGCAAGTAAACCGCGCCGATCAGGCACTCAAAGAGGCCGAGAAACACGGCTCATCCGACCCCCTCGTGCAAGATCTATTGGGCACTGTCTATACCCGCATGGGCGATCACGGCCGTGCTAAAGTCCAGTTTGAGCAGGCCGTTGCCGGCGCTTCTGAGCAGCCGCAGTATTCACTTAACTTGGCTAATAACCGCGTTTATCACGGCGAAATTGCGGCGGCAGAAAGCCTGTATCAGTCGGTGTTAACGCGTATTCCCCATCACGCGCAAGCCCATTGGTCATTGGCTGCAGCGCGTAAGGCAACAGATCATAGCCATATAGAAGTCATGCAGAAGTTACTGCTACAGCCTAGATTGGAGGATCGCCCACGGGCTTTTTTGCATTACGCTATTGGCAAAGAATGTGAAGATTTAAAGGATTGGGACAGCGCTATTGAAGCTTTTATGGCCGGAGCC from Simiduia curdlanivorans carries:
- a CDS encoding Na+/H+ antiporter NhaC family protein; its protein translation is MLAQAAKLGYIRAIQTINSTLTNGRTMQHLFSHSRTLSVFFLILSTFLLIFSQPSLAEESHTSVWTLPKIALQGVPFSIDIADATELQQQTLFIQLDETIYQGELTDGLLTFSGLITEADTAQVILLSNGHQLDSANIATLPGWFSLIPALMAVTMALLLRNVMIALFVSLITGIWMLYGLTLPGLGMAILDACQVYVVDALTEREHMEVVVFCFLIGGLVGIISRNGGTMGIAERITRVVKNRSQTQLSTSFLGLAIFFDDYANSLIVGNTMKKISDTMRISREKLAYIVDCTAAPVSAILFVTTWIGFQVGVINDGLSTIVGLDESAYSVFLNSLLYSFYPILAIVFVLYIAGTGKDFGPMLKAERRAFHTGKVLSPAMQQDSGPAPEEKDMEAKAGVPHRAINAVIPMCVLIGVTMAAIYFTGLASPDRADDSLREIIGNANSFASMMYGSVAGCIVALLMTMAQRLLSVHEITDAWFAGAKAVMLVIFVLTLAWSLSAVNTELHTSDFLISALGDTLNPNLMPFIIFLLAAFMAFATGSSWGVMGIMMPMVVPLAWAVLVFNDMTGAEHMHIFYSSVSGVLAGAIWGDHCSPLAESTLLSAMASGCDLIDHVRSQMLYCLVVGGVGMLAGTLPAGFGAPWWLCMIIGAVALWLVLQFFGQRAEDPLPHPHKSHAHKPDAEPA